A window of Argopecten irradians isolate NY chromosome 14, Ai_NY, whole genome shotgun sequence contains these coding sequences:
- the LOC138307902 gene encoding uncharacterized protein, which produces MLCDRLNDTFILLFRLVLVIYLIDNGDTKCPESNITGPLEYSSGMNNASFMYAGKQFSVDCCITGYTTIVWSYRPTHNESWEDIKVGTTVYRLDQGSRNQTLLIIPEDDSYPKEGEYRCVATNERNDTLEHVIDLYFADDNGRAHPRSFGPAANTCARLHRSMAVNCTADFGGLDEIKWFVQWYKDDHGNLSVLPTNSDSHYRTEIINNGSTGFFTRQLIIQNVSTTDVNTTFQCYVSSVRDNTNKVFTFLLKLCPKVVQMTPVDKYKVISLSISIPMAFVVLVAIVTLLVCLYKPQIQYKFLTSVKKAGGWQRLDNVYEYDVMITHGDVSKDCDLGSRVEADLRKEYRVVLDGTVTQRDQTPQTVYSVTEGLVKNSAAVFVISPSDGTDDAYLSKLGSIRRLIESTKSNSSLTVIRHKDGGNEKYSQLNGLKHLTYEREGQSIRRRNNFLCKIKLRIRAAKGMENTQNQEDDGPTAVVV; this is translated from the exons ATGCTGTGTGATAGGCTGAATGACACATTCATCCTGTTATTTAGGCTTGTTTTGGTCATTTATCTAATTGACAATGGAGATACAAAATGTCCAGAGAGCAATATTACAG GTCCTTTGGAATACAGTAGTGGTATGAACAACGCTTCGTTTATGTACGCTGGTAAGCAGTTTTCTGTTGACTGTTGTATAACCGGGTATACCACTATAGTGTGGTCCTATCGTCCCACACACAACGAGAGCTGGGAGGATATCAAGGTAGGGACAACTGTGTACAGACTGGACCAGGGCAGCAGGAACCAGACTTTACTGATCATACCCGAGGATGATAGCTACCCTAAGGAGGGGGAATACAGGTGTGTCGCCACTAACGAACGTAACGACACACTGGAGCATGTGATAGATTTATACTTTGCAG aTGACAATGGACGGGCTCATCCTCGCTCATTTGGTCCTGCAGCCAATACCTGTGCCAGATTACACAGATCCATGGCTGTCAACTGTACAGCGGACTTTGGGGGTTTGGACGAAATTAAATGGTTTGTACAATGGTACAAGGACGACCATGGAAATTTATCTGTGTTGCCGACCAACAGTGACAGTCATTATAGAACTGAAATCATCAACAATGG ATCGACTGGATTTTTCACTCGTCAGCTGATCATACAGAATGTATCAACAACAGACGTAAACACCACATTCCAGTGCTATGTCAGCAGTGTGAGGGATAACACCAACAAAGTGTTCACGTTTCTCCTTAAACTTTGTC CCAAAGTTGTTCAAATGACGCCAGTCGACAAATAtaaggttatctccctttccatATCTATCCCCATGGCGTTTGTTGTTCTGGTTGCCATAGTTACTCTGCTGGTCTGTCTGTACAAGCCACAGATACAGTACAAGTTTCTGACTTCGGTGAAAAAGGCTGGAGGATGGCAACGACTTGACAACG TTTATGAGTACGATGTAATGATTACCCACGGCGATGTGAGTAAAGACTGTGACCTTGGGTCCAGGGTGGAGGCGGATTTAAGGAAGGAGTACAGAGTTGTACTGGATGGGACTGTGACACAGAGGGACCAAACTCCCCAGACTG TATATTCGGTAACAGAAGGCTTAGTTAAGAATTCTGCTGCAGTCTTTGTCATTTCACCTTCAGACGGGACGGATGACGCTTACTTGTCTAAACTCGGAAGTATACGGCGACTCATTGAGTCCACCAAATCAAATAGTAGTTTAACTGTGATCCGTCACAAAGATGGCgggaatgaaaaatattcacaGTTAAATGGTCTGAAACATTTGACCTATGAACGTGAGGGTCAAAGCATCAGGCGACGAAATAACTTCCTTTGTAAGATAAAGTTGCGTATTCGAGCAGCGAAAGGAATGGAGAATACACAGAACCAAGAGGACGATGGTCCTACCGCCGTAGTGGTGTGA